The Camarhynchus parvulus unplaced genomic scaffold, STF_HiC, whole genome shotgun sequence genome has a window encoding:
- the NAA40 gene encoding N-alpha-acetyltransferase 40: MGRKSSRAKEKKQRRLEERAAMAAVCAKVEAANKLRDPLEAFPVFKKYDRNGLDVSIECRRVSGLEPPTLDWAFELTKANMQSLYEQSEWGWKEREKRAELRDERSWFLLAREAPGARPVAFCSFRFDVECGDEVLYCYEVQLESRARRRGLGKFLLQILQLVANRFEVDASSPSVSGCCGDDSSYEILSRSTRFGEPHPGGGPCAGCCH; this comes from the exons ATGGGG AGGAAGTCGAGCAGGGCCAAGGAGAAGAAGCAGCGGCGGCTGGAGGAGCGCGCGGCCATGGCAGCCGTGTGTGCCAAGGTGGAGGCTGCCAACAAA CTCCGGGATCCCCTCGAGGCCTTCCCGGTGTTCAAGAAGTACGACAGGAACGG gCTGGACGTGTCCATCGAGTGTCGCCGCGTGTCCGGCCTGGAGCCGCCCACCCTGGACTGGGCCTTTGAGCTGACCAAGGCCAACATGCAGAGCCT GTACGAGCAGAGCGagtggggctggaaggagcgCGAGAAGCGCGCGGAGCTGCGGGACGAGCGCTCCTGGTTCCTGCTGGCCCGGGAGGCGCCGGGCGCGCGGCCCGTGGCCTTCTGCAGCTTCCGCTTCGACGTGGAGTGCGGCGACGAGGTGCTCTACTG TTACGAGGTGCAGCTGGAGAGCCGCGCGCGGCGCCGGGGCCTGGGCAAGTTCCTGCTGCAGATCCTGCAGCTCGTGGCCAACAG gTTCGAGGTGGACGCCTCCTCGCCGAGCGTGTCCGGCTGCTGCGGGGACGATTCCTCCTACGAGATCCTGAGCCGCAGCACGCGCTTCGGGGAGCCCCATCCCGGGGGGGGCCCCTGCGCCGGCTGCTGCCactga